A window of Pseudodesulfovibrio hydrargyri contains these coding sequences:
- a CDS encoding HD domain-containing phosphohydrolase — protein MGIERLEGRDDAVLTILKITDEVNQLKDVDTILDKILQESRRFSGADAGSIFLVDNDRLIFSYVQNDTLFKTEAANAALYQNFGIPISEQSIVGYVAKTRQSLSIDDAYELDPTLPFSFNKSFDEKSGFRTTSMLAIPLIAQESRLVGVMQLINAKNESGAVVPFSDEAKTYIPLFCNNASVAIERGLMNRELILRMMQMAELRDPAETGAHVQRVGAYCAEIYGTWAARRGLSAKDIKNTRDNLRLAAMLHDVGKVGISDAILKKPAKLTDEEYDIMKWHTIFGARLFRNQTSELDRMSQEIALYHHEKWAGRGYPSIPLDQVWAEEPTLGGAPMSGEGIPLSARICAVADVYDALASPRSYKDPFPDEKCLGILEKDAGTHFDPEIVEIFLEIFDVIKAIRDRWVETPGT, from the coding sequence ATGGGCATTGAACGTTTGGAAGGCCGCGACGACGCGGTATTGACGATCCTCAAGATCACCGACGAGGTCAACCAACTCAAGGACGTGGACACGATCCTGGACAAGATTCTCCAGGAATCCAGGCGGTTTTCCGGCGCGGACGCCGGGTCCATCTTCCTGGTGGACAACGACCGGCTGATCTTCAGCTACGTCCAGAACGACACCCTGTTCAAGACCGAAGCCGCCAACGCCGCCCTGTACCAGAACTTCGGCATCCCCATCAGCGAGCAGTCCATCGTGGGCTACGTGGCCAAGACCCGCCAGAGCCTGTCCATCGACGATGCCTACGAACTGGACCCGACCCTCCCCTTTTCCTTCAACAAGTCCTTTGACGAAAAATCCGGCTTCCGGACCACCAGCATGCTGGCCATCCCGCTCATCGCCCAGGAGAGCAGGCTGGTCGGGGTCATGCAGCTGATCAACGCCAAGAACGAGTCCGGCGCGGTGGTCCCCTTTTCCGACGAGGCCAAGACCTACATCCCGCTGTTCTGCAACAACGCCTCGGTGGCCATCGAGCGCGGCCTCATGAACCGCGAGCTCATCCTGCGCATGATGCAGATGGCCGAACTGCGCGACCCGGCCGAGACCGGGGCGCATGTCCAGAGGGTGGGTGCGTACTGCGCGGAAATCTACGGAACCTGGGCCGCCCGCCGTGGCCTCTCCGCCAAGGACATCAAGAATACCCGCGACAACCTGCGCCTGGCCGCCATGCTCCACGACGTGGGCAAGGTCGGCATCTCCGACGCCATCCTCAAGAAGCCCGCCAAGCTGACCGACGAGGAATACGACATCATGAAGTGGCACACCATCTTCGGGGCCCGTCTCTTCAGGAACCAGACCTCGGAGCTGGACCGCATGTCCCAGGAGATCGCCCTGTATCACCACGAGAAATGGGCGGGCAGGGGCTACCCCTCCATCCCACTGGACCAGGTCTGGGCCGAAGAGCCGACCCTCGGCGGCGCGCCCATGAGCGGCGAGGGCATTCCCCTGTCCGCGCGTATCTGCGCGGTGGCCGACGTGTATGACGCTCTGGCCTCCCCCCGGTCATACAAGGACCCGTTCCCGGACGAAAAGTGCCTGGGCATACTGGAAAAGGACGCGGGCACCCATTTCGACCCAGAGATAGTGGAAATCTTCCTGGAAATCTTCGACGTCATCAAGGCCATCCGCGACAGGTGGGTGGAAACCCCCGGAACGTAG
- a CDS encoding cupin domain-containing protein, with translation MKVIKYTDVDPVELKVAGPGVTGRVVIGKEDDDVNFCMRVIELEPGAQIPLHAHPWEHQQFYHAGTGYVIKDGDKLDVGPGSVVYVAPDEEHYVTNTGDAPLVFVCLIPKGIPEI, from the coding sequence ATGAAAGTAATAAAGTATACGGACGTGGACCCCGTGGAGCTGAAGGTGGCCGGGCCGGGCGTGACCGGCCGGGTGGTCATCGGCAAGGAGGACGACGACGTCAATTTCTGCATGCGGGTCATCGAGCTCGAGCCCGGCGCCCAGATTCCGCTGCACGCCCACCCGTGGGAGCACCAGCAATTCTATCACGCGGGCACTGGCTACGTCATCAAGGACGGCGACAAACTGGACGTCGGCCCGGGCAGCGTGGTCTACGTGGCCCCGGACGAGGAGCACTACGTGACCAACACCGGCGACGCGCCTCTGGTCTTCGTCTGCCTCATTCCCAAGGGCATCCCGGAGATATAG
- the hcp gene encoding hydroxylamine reductase → MFCYQCEQTAKGGCTKIGVCGKTDSTATLQDLLLHLTKGLAQVAVAARGQGIEDNEVNRFISEAVFSTLTNVNFDDARFVTLINKCVSLREGLKTKVSGVEFGGPAVMAPALDIPGLVAQGKAVGVESDPEPDPDIKSLKHTLTYGLKGVAAYMDHAAILGREDDELYAKFQGLLAATLATGLTLEQAVEAGLECGRINIRAMELLDDANTSAYGHPVPTEVKLGPTAGKAILVSGHDLKDLETLLKQTEGKGINVYTHGEMLPCHGYPELHKYPHLAGHYGTAWQNQKKEFAEFPGAILMTTNCIQDPKKYIDNIFTTGLVGWPGAVHVGNDDFTPVIERALAMPGFEADIDKGSVMTGFARNAVMSVADTVINAVKSGDIRHFFLVGGCDGAKPGRNYYTEFVEQAPADTVILTLACGKFRFFDKQLGDIGGIPRLLDVGQCNDAYSAVQIALALAKAFDCGVNDLPLSLVLSWYEQKAVAILLSLLALGIKNIKLGPSLPSFITPNVLNLLVENYNIAPITTPEADLAEILG, encoded by the coding sequence ATGTTTTGTTACCAGTGTGAACAGACCGCCAAGGGCGGTTGCACCAAAATCGGCGTGTGCGGCAAGACCGATTCCACCGCCACCCTCCAGGACCTTCTCCTCCACCTGACCAAAGGCCTCGCCCAGGTGGCCGTGGCCGCCCGCGGGCAGGGCATCGAGGACAACGAAGTGAACCGCTTCATCTCCGAGGCGGTCTTCTCCACCCTGACCAACGTGAATTTCGACGACGCCCGGTTCGTCACCCTGATCAACAAGTGCGTGTCCCTGCGCGAAGGGCTCAAGACCAAGGTGTCCGGCGTGGAGTTCGGTGGCCCGGCCGTGATGGCTCCCGCCCTCGACATCCCCGGCCTGGTTGCCCAGGGCAAGGCGGTCGGCGTGGAGTCCGATCCCGAGCCCGACCCGGACATCAAGTCCCTCAAGCACACCCTGACCTACGGCCTCAAGGGCGTGGCCGCCTACATGGACCACGCCGCCATCCTGGGCCGCGAGGACGACGAACTGTACGCCAAGTTCCAGGGGCTGCTGGCCGCCACCCTGGCCACCGGGCTGACCCTGGAGCAGGCCGTGGAGGCCGGGCTCGAGTGCGGACGCATCAACATCCGGGCCATGGAGCTGCTGGACGACGCCAACACCTCGGCCTACGGCCATCCGGTTCCCACCGAGGTCAAGCTCGGCCCCACCGCGGGCAAGGCCATCCTGGTCTCGGGCCACGACCTCAAGGATCTCGAGACCCTGCTCAAGCAGACCGAGGGCAAGGGCATCAACGTCTATACCCACGGCGAAATGCTCCCCTGCCACGGCTACCCCGAGCTGCACAAGTACCCGCATCTGGCCGGTCACTACGGCACGGCCTGGCAGAACCAGAAAAAGGAATTCGCCGAGTTCCCGGGCGCCATCCTGATGACCACCAACTGCATCCAGGACCCCAAGAAATACATCGACAACATCTTCACCACCGGCCTGGTCGGCTGGCCCGGCGCGGTCCATGTGGGCAATGACGATTTCACCCCCGTCATCGAGCGGGCCCTTGCCATGCCGGGGTTTGAAGCAGATATCGATAAGGGATCGGTAATGACCGGCTTTGCCCGCAACGCGGTCATGTCCGTGGCCGACACGGTCATCAACGCGGTCAAGTCCGGCGACATCCGCCACTTCTTCCTGGTGGGCGGCTGCGACGGGGCCAAGCCCGGCCGCAACTACTACACCGAGTTCGTGGAGCAGGCCCCGGCCGACACGGTCATCCTGACCCTGGCCTGCGGCAAGTTCCGCTTCTTCGACAAGCAGCTCGGCGACATCGGCGGCATCCCGCGCCTGCTCGACGTGGGCCAGTGCAACGACGCCTACTCCGCGGTCCAGATCGCCCTGGCCCTGGCCAAGGCTTTCGACTGCGGAGTCAACGATCTGCCGCTCTCCCTGGTCCTGTCCTGGTACGAGCAGAAGGCCGTGGCCATCCTCCTGTCCCTGCTCGCCCTGGGCATCAAAAACATCAAGCTCGGACCGTCCCTGCCGTCCTTCATCACCCCCAACGTCCTCAACCTCCTGGTCGAGAACTACAACATCGCCCCGATCACCACCCCCGAGGCCGACCTGGCCGAAATCCTGGGCTAG
- a CDS encoding PhzF family phenazine biosynthesis isomerase, translated as MTRTITVFLADAFTTEPGKGNRAGVVLDAEGLPDAAMRAVAALVGVSETAFLSPAPEGADYDLVQRYFTPEVEVPTCGHATIGSHFVRARALGMAHGRVRIMTGAGVLPVDLETVDGRLKVTMTQGAVAFTPPYGAEVREAILAGLGLGPGDLADGLPVQEVSTGHSKVMVPIRSVAVLDGLAPDMAALRALSREIGCNGYFVFVLNGGQDPCLTSGRMFAPAVGIDEDPVTGNGNGPCGAYLSRYGVLPDQPVVRYLGRQGVAMGSEGRIEVTVTRDSNGPHKVQVGGTAVEAGRLKIELSDDNGNISATIL; from the coding sequence ATGACTCGAACAATCACCGTCTTTCTGGCGGACGCCTTCACCACGGAGCCCGGCAAGGGCAACCGCGCGGGCGTGGTCCTGGACGCGGAGGGGCTGCCCGATGCGGCCATGCGGGCCGTGGCCGCCTTGGTCGGCGTGTCCGAGACCGCGTTCCTGTCCCCCGCGCCGGAGGGGGCGGACTACGACCTGGTGCAACGCTATTTCACGCCCGAGGTGGAGGTGCCGACCTGCGGCCACGCCACCATCGGATCGCACTTCGTGCGCGCCCGGGCCCTGGGCATGGCGCACGGCCGGGTGCGCATCATGACCGGGGCGGGCGTGCTGCCCGTCGACCTAGAGACCGTGGACGGACGGCTCAAGGTGACCATGACCCAGGGCGCGGTGGCCTTTACCCCGCCCTACGGCGCCGAGGTGCGCGAGGCCATCCTGGCCGGGCTCGGCCTCGGGCCGGGCGACCTGGCGGACGGGTTGCCCGTGCAGGAGGTCTCCACCGGTCACTCCAAGGTCATGGTTCCCATCCGCTCCGTGGCCGTCCTGGACGGGCTTGCCCCGGACATGGCCGCGCTCCGGGCGCTCAGCCGGGAGATCGGCTGCAACGGCTATTTCGTCTTTGTCCTGAACGGCGGGCAGGACCCGTGCCTGACCAGCGGGCGGATGTTCGCCCCGGCCGTGGGCATCGACGAGGACCCGGTCACGGGCAACGGCAACGGGCCGTGCGGGGCGTATCTCTCCCGATACGGCGTGCTGCCCGACCAACCGGTCGTCCGCTACCTGGGCCGCCAGGGCGTGGCCATGGGGAGCGAAGGGCGCATCGAGGTCACCGTGACCCGCGATTCAAACGGCCCGCATAAAGTCCAGGTGGGCGGCACGGCTGTGGAGGCGGGCCGTTTGAAGATCGAATTGTCCGACGATAATGGAAACATTTCAGCAACTATTTTGTAA
- a CDS encoding VOC family protein: MRTRLDHIVIAATDMERGVDWAEKQLGVRVPRGGVHETMGTRNHVMRIGAEMFLEIIAINPDGPVPAKPRWFGLDDPSVRERLDRSPAFLAWVANTDDIAAFLDAAPMSFGQATPVSRGELNWQFALPSDGRLLAGGMLPYAIQWQTEFHPALSMPDLGCRLLGLNIYHPYPEWLGGILDAVGPVDMVKVHPLPPLEAPRMAARIDTPEGVRLLETMPGACGCPPRRA, translated from the coding sequence ATGCGAACCAGACTGGACCATATCGTCATCGCGGCCACGGACATGGAACGGGGCGTTGACTGGGCCGAGAAGCAACTCGGCGTGCGCGTGCCGCGCGGCGGGGTGCACGAGACCATGGGCACCCGCAATCACGTCATGCGCATCGGAGCGGAGATGTTTCTGGAGATCATCGCCATCAATCCGGACGGCCCGGTCCCGGCCAAGCCTCGCTGGTTCGGCCTGGACGACCCGTCCGTGCGCGAGCGGCTGGACCGTTCGCCCGCCTTCCTGGCCTGGGTGGCCAACACCGACGATATCGCGGCCTTCCTGGACGCGGCCCCCATGTCTTTCGGCCAGGCCACGCCGGTCAGCCGGGGCGAGCTGAACTGGCAGTTCGCCCTGCCCTCGGACGGGCGGTTACTGGCCGGGGGCATGCTGCCCTACGCCATCCAGTGGCAGACCGAGTTCCATCCGGCCCTGTCCATGCCCGACCTGGGATGCCGCCTGCTCGGCCTGAACATCTATCACCCCTACCCCGAGTGGCTGGGCGGCATTCTGGACGCCGTGGGCCCGGTGGATATGGTCAAGGTGCATCCCCTGCCGCCCCTGGAGGCGCCGCGCATGGCCGCGCGCATCGACACCCCGGAGGGCGTCCGGCTGCTGGAGACCATGCCCGGAGCCTGCGGCTGCCCGCCGCGCCGGGCATAG
- a CDS encoding PAS domain S-box protein, protein MQLSVRSPRVLCPFLLAVLALSVLLAPAARASDRKQILLLNSYHQGFQWTDEVCLGLTDVLRPRETGITMHVEYMDTKRVAYNAHYEQQLLNIYAHKYKGVPLDLILSTDNAAYDFLLRHHDELFPDIPVVFGGVNFFRPDQLENHPLFTGVAEVLDARQTIDCALRLRPGTKTVYVVNDYTWSGAAVRKSIEEQLRGLDPEVTVVFSGNSDLADILQHVDRLPTNAVILLSVFNRDKSGRFYDKSEVAQAVSAHARVPVFGILKGDIGHGIVGGMLSNGHDQGQAMAQIALHVMSGRSPGEIPVLHGSAYAPVFDYVQLKRFDLNLAKLPPDSAISNRPESFYREHSAVLLGVVGFGALQTLIILALILNITRRRRAEKELRTAHRTLEERVKERTSELRQSEEVLRTIFDFSYDAIIIHDGSGRILEVNRRMIEMFGLEGMDPSGVSLSRDLSSRENPLHSMAGTIREVLGGKPRHLEWRARRYRDHLEFDVEVHLTRIIYRGEEAVLVNVRDISERKESENAIRQNLVKFEAILENSLMGIAMSVGRKIVTINRRGAEIFGYSTDEIQNNTLNLLLGHYQTEDDFVVAAKSALTERGEFNTEQAFRSKNGSTIWCRMYAKTVDRRDLSKGVIWAWDDVTENRRAQEDLLRTREDAEAANRAKSEFLAAMSHEIRTPMNAIVGMTEITLQTDLTEDQRDYLKTVKDSAQHLLSIINDILDLSKIEARKLELDHVDFDLPFHVKTTIKGLELQARQKGLDMALQIDGSVPHCVKGDPLSLRQVLVNLAGNAVKFTHRGSITIRVRAAAGPAPDESRTVGVAFAVEDTGIGIPREFLDSIFQSFSQSTRAFGGTGLGLAICKQLISLMGGDIRVESTVGKGSVFSFTVWFEQGFSCPMPDEDDIHRRPEAPTRPVRVLVAEDNDVNIMVTTLKLEDLGYSYAVAKTGLEVLDLLKREPFDLILMDIEMPVLDGISTTKAIRSAVPGGPIADPNIPIIGVTAHALKEFRDKSLGAGMDDYVAKPVDFNELAVIINRLIGAAPAPPQPPDAGTVQAEAEPMDALPPWTPEAAMEHLGVDEAIFADFLVTAKTELSLLTEELEQATGAGDTAKAGELAGTVRSVCTAIGANAAALTAASLAAACAGKGDENGLFSRLREEISSLMKIMD, encoded by the coding sequence ATGCAGCTGTCGGTTCGTTCTCCCAGGGTCCTTTGCCCCTTCCTGCTCGCCGTCCTGGCGCTGTCGGTCCTGCTCGCGCCCGCCGCCCGGGCCTCGGACCGGAAACAGATCCTCCTGCTCAACTCCTACCACCAGGGGTTCCAATGGACCGACGAGGTCTGCCTGGGGCTGACCGACGTGCTCCGGCCCCGCGAGACGGGCATCACCATGCACGTGGAGTACATGGACACCAAGCGGGTGGCCTACAACGCCCACTACGAGCAACAGCTCCTGAACATCTACGCCCACAAGTACAAGGGCGTGCCCCTGGACCTGATCCTGTCCACGGACAACGCGGCCTATGACTTCCTGCTCCGCCATCACGACGAGCTCTTTCCGGACATCCCGGTGGTTTTCGGCGGGGTCAATTTCTTCAGGCCCGACCAGCTCGAGAACCACCCCCTGTTCACGGGCGTGGCCGAGGTCCTGGACGCCCGGCAGACCATCGACTGCGCCCTCAGGCTCAGGCCCGGCACCAAAACCGTCTACGTGGTCAACGACTACACCTGGTCGGGCGCGGCCGTGCGCAAATCCATTGAGGAACAGCTGCGCGGCCTGGACCCGGAAGTCACCGTGGTCTTCTCCGGGAATTCGGACCTGGCCGACATCCTTCAGCACGTGGACCGGCTGCCGACCAATGCCGTGATCCTGCTCAGCGTGTTCAACCGGGACAAGAGCGGACGGTTCTACGACAAGAGCGAGGTGGCCCAGGCGGTGTCCGCCCACGCCCGGGTGCCGGTCTTCGGCATCCTCAAGGGGGACATCGGCCACGGCATCGTGGGCGGCATGCTCTCCAACGGCCACGACCAGGGGCAGGCCATGGCCCAGATCGCCCTGCACGTCATGTCCGGCCGCAGTCCCGGTGAAATCCCGGTCCTGCACGGCAGCGCCTACGCCCCGGTTTTCGACTACGTCCAGCTCAAGCGGTTCGACCTCAACCTGGCCAAACTCCCTCCGGACAGCGCGATCAGCAACCGCCCCGAATCCTTCTACCGCGAGCACTCCGCCGTTCTTTTGGGCGTGGTCGGGTTCGGCGCCCTGCAGACCCTGATCATCCTGGCCCTGATCCTGAACATCACCCGCAGGCGGCGCGCCGAAAAGGAACTGCGCACCGCCCACCGGACCCTGGAAGAGCGGGTCAAGGAGCGGACCAGCGAGCTGCGCCAGTCCGAGGAGGTCCTGCGGACCATTTTCGACTTTTCCTACGACGCCATCATCATCCACGACGGCAGCGGCCGCATCCTGGAAGTGAACCGGCGGATGATCGAGATGTTCGGCCTGGAGGGCATGGACCCGTCGGGCGTGTCCCTGTCCCGGGATCTGTCGAGCCGGGAAAACCCCCTGCACTCCATGGCCGGGACCATTCGCGAGGTCCTGGGCGGCAAGCCCCGCCACCTGGAATGGCGCGCGCGCCGCTACCGGGACCACCTGGAATTCGACGTGGAGGTTCACCTGACCCGGATCATCTACCGGGGCGAGGAGGCCGTCCTGGTCAACGTCCGGGACATCTCGGAGCGCAAGGAGTCGGAGAACGCCATCCGCCAGAACCTGGTCAAGTTCGAAGCCATCCTGGAAAACTCCCTGATGGGCATCGCCATGTCCGTGGGCCGCAAGATCGTGACCATCAACCGGCGGGGCGCGGAGATATTCGGCTATTCCACGGACGAGATCCAGAACAACACCCTGAATCTGCTGCTCGGCCACTACCAGACCGAGGACGACTTCGTCGTGGCGGCCAAGTCCGCACTGACCGAGCGCGGTGAATTCAATACCGAGCAGGCGTTCAGGAGCAAGAACGGCTCCACGATCTGGTGCCGCATGTACGCCAAGACCGTGGACCGCCGGGACCTGTCCAAGGGCGTCATCTGGGCCTGGGACGACGTCACCGAGAACCGGCGAGCCCAAGAGGACCTGTTGCGCACCCGCGAGGACGCCGAGGCCGCCAACCGGGCCAAATCCGAGTTCCTGGCCGCCATGAGCCACGAGATCCGGACCCCCATGAACGCCATCGTGGGCATGACCGAGATCACCCTGCAGACCGACCTGACCGAGGACCAGCGCGACTACCTCAAGACCGTCAAGGACTCGGCCCAGCACCTCCTGTCCATCATCAACGACATCCTCGACCTGTCCAAGATCGAGGCGCGCAAGCTCGAACTGGACCACGTGGATTTCGACCTGCCGTTCCACGTCAAGACGACCATCAAGGGGCTCGAGCTCCAGGCCCGCCAGAAGGGGCTCGACATGGCCCTTCAGATTGACGGGTCCGTCCCCCACTGCGTCAAGGGCGACCCCCTGTCGCTGAGGCAGGTGCTGGTCAACCTGGCGGGCAACGCGGTCAAGTTCACTCACCGCGGGTCCATCACCATCCGCGTGCGGGCCGCCGCGGGCCCGGCCCCGGACGAGAGCCGGACCGTGGGCGTGGCCTTTGCCGTGGAGGACACGGGCATCGGCATCCCGCGCGAGTTCCTGGACTCCATTTTCCAGAGCTTCTCCCAGTCCACCCGCGCCTTCGGCGGCACCGGCCTGGGACTGGCCATCTGCAAGCAGCTCATCTCGCTCATGGGCGGGGACATCCGGGTGGAGTCCACCGTGGGCAAGGGCAGCGTTTTTTCCTTCACGGTCTGGTTCGAACAGGGCTTCTCCTGCCCCATGCCCGACGAGGACGACATCCACCGGCGGCCCGAGGCCCCGACCCGGCCCGTGCGCGTGCTCGTGGCCGAGGACAACGACGTCAACATCATGGTCACCACCCTCAAGCTCGAGGACCTTGGCTACTCCTACGCCGTGGCCAAGACCGGGCTCGAGGTCCTGGACCTGCTCAAGCGCGAGCCCTTTGACCTCATCCTCATGGACATCGAAATGCCGGTGCTGGACGGCATCTCCACCACCAAGGCCATCCGTTCGGCCGTGCCGGGCGGGCCCATCGCGGACCCGAATATCCCGATCATCGGGGTCACGGCCCACGCCCTCAAGGAGTTTCGCGACAAGAGCCTGGGCGCGGGCATGGACGACTACGTGGCCAAGCCCGTGGACTTCAACGAACTGGCCGTGATCATCAACCGGCTCATCGGCGCGGCCCCCGCGCCCCCGCAGCCCCCGGACGCGGGCACGGTCCAGGCCGAGGCCGAACCCATGGACGCTCTGCCGCCCTGGACCCCGGAAGCGGCCATGGAGCACCTGGGCGTGGACGAGGCCATCTTCGCCGACTTCCTGGTCACGGCCAAAACCGAACTCTCGCTGCTGACCGAAGAGCTGGAGCAGGCCACCGGCGCGGGCGACACGGCCAAGGCCGGAGAACTGGCGGGCACCGTCCGGTCCGTGTGCACGGCCATCGGGGCCAACGCGGCCGCCCTGACCGCCGCCTCCCTGGCCGCCGCCTGCGCGGGGAAAGGCGACGAAAACGGGCTTTTCTCCCGCCTGCGCGAAGAGATATCCAGCCTGATGAAAATCATGGACTAA
- the ercA gene encoding alcohol dehydrogenase-like regulatory protein ErcA: MPGEEFAELRKFVAPEFVFGPGAAMLAGQYAANLSTKKALVVSCRALEAIGCTGRVVDSLTREGVACTVFSDVTPNPRHEEVMAGAEVYRREGCDSLVAVGGGSPMDCAKAIGIVCTNDRHVLEFEGVDNVERPGPPLICIPTTAGTAADISQFCIINDTDRKVKIAIVSKTMVPDVALIDPKLTLTMDARLTAHTGLDALTHAVEAFASNAASAITDLNAMEAMRLVRKHLRNAVERPDDLEARTGMMLASTYAGLAFSNAILGAVHAMAHSLGGLLDLPHGLCNAILLDRVVAYNFDAEPEKYRRLGVILGADIPEETSIDEARERTLEAIRDLKRSVGVTHTLCELGMTDEDLPLLARNALSDACMLTNPKQPTADELIQIFKATC; the protein is encoded by the coding sequence ATGCCCGGTGAGGAGTTTGCCGAGTTGCGGAAATTCGTGGCCCCGGAGTTCGTCTTCGGCCCGGGCGCGGCCATGCTGGCCGGGCAATACGCCGCCAACCTCTCCACCAAAAAGGCCCTGGTGGTCTCCTGCCGGGCCCTGGAGGCCATCGGCTGCACCGGTCGGGTCGTGGACTCCCTCACCCGGGAGGGCGTGGCCTGCACCGTGTTCTCGGACGTGACCCCCAACCCGCGCCACGAGGAGGTCATGGCCGGGGCCGAGGTCTACCGCCGCGAGGGCTGCGATTCCCTCGTGGCCGTGGGCGGCGGATCGCCCATGGACTGCGCCAAGGCCATCGGCATCGTCTGCACCAACGACAGGCACGTCCTCGAATTCGAGGGCGTGGACAATGTGGAACGGCCCGGGCCGCCGCTCATCTGCATCCCCACCACCGCCGGAACCGCCGCCGACATCTCCCAGTTCTGCATCATCAACGACACCGACCGGAAGGTGAAAATCGCCATCGTGTCCAAGACCATGGTCCCGGACGTGGCCCTCATCGACCCCAAATTGACCCTGACCATGGACGCGCGGCTTACCGCGCACACCGGCCTGGACGCCCTGACCCACGCGGTCGAGGCGTTCGCCTCCAACGCCGCCTCGGCCATCACCGACCTGAACGCCATGGAGGCCATGCGCCTCGTCCGCAAACACCTGCGCAACGCGGTCGAGCGCCCCGACGACCTGGAGGCGCGCACCGGCATGATGCTCGCTTCCACCTACGCGGGTCTGGCCTTCTCCAACGCCATTCTCGGCGCGGTCCACGCCATGGCCCACAGCCTGGGCGGCCTCCTGGACCTGCCCCACGGCCTGTGCAACGCCATCCTCCTGGACCGCGTCGTCGCCTACAACTTCGACGCCGAACCGGAGAAATACCGCCGTCTGGGCGTCATCCTGGGCGCGGACATCCCGGAGGAGACCTCCATCGACGAGGCCAGGGAACGCACCCTGGAGGCGATCCGCGACCTGAAGCGGAGCGTGGGCGTGACCCACACACTGTGCGAACTGGGCATGACCGACGAGGACCTGCCCCTGCTGGCGCGCAACGCCCTGTCCGACGCCTGCATGCTGACCAACCCCAAACAACCGACGGCCGATGAGCTCATCCAGATATTCAAAGCCACCTGCTGA
- a CDS encoding sensor histidine kinase, giving the protein MSSSRYSKPPADSEPVQATEREKLIGLGKRSISKSYYPELKSRLDELEHFRALLDRVNDAIFVVDADSGVILDISGAADALLGCGPEQLRGMSFKEILPPHIRRHANNLFHNETKTVRLETEFICPFCDGQPPVPVDLTLSLVSFQDQRQAIIVARDISERKRSERALKRSHDQLEIRVRERTKELDQANRAKSEFLSTVSHELRTPLTAVLGFAKVTRKKLIGSIFPALDRIADDELRNEMEVVRKNLEIIAGEGQRLTSLINDVLDLAKMEANRVEYVMAPIHPEEFITRTVEVTSSLFDDNNLTLNLNIESHLPMVKGDMDRLMQVMVNLFSNAVKFTSRGAVTCAARAVEDTVRISVADTGIGIQPELLESIFEEFTQAGEHLSNRPAGTGLGLTICKHIVHEHGGHIWAESTPGQGSKFIFTLPALKRG; this is encoded by the coding sequence ATGAGCTCATCCAGATATTCAAAGCCACCTGCTGATTCCGAACCGGTCCAGGCCACGGAGCGCGAAAAGCTCATCGGCCTGGGCAAACGTTCCATCAGCAAGAGTTACTACCCGGAACTCAAGAGCCGGCTGGATGAACTCGAACATTTCCGCGCCCTGCTCGACAGGGTCAACGACGCCATCTTCGTGGTCGACGCGGACAGCGGCGTCATCCTGGACATTTCGGGCGCGGCCGACGCCCTGCTCGGCTGCGGCCCGGAACAGCTGCGGGGCATGAGCTTCAAGGAGATCCTGCCTCCGCACATCCGCCGCCACGCCAACAACCTCTTCCACAACGAGACCAAGACCGTGCGTCTGGAGACCGAATTCATCTGCCCCTTCTGCGACGGGCAGCCCCCGGTTCCGGTGGACCTGACCCTCAGCCTGGTCTCCTTCCAGGACCAGCGCCAGGCCATCATCGTGGCCCGCGACATCAGCGAGCGCAAACGCTCGGAACGCGCCCTCAAACGCAGCCACGACCAGTTGGAGATCCGGGTCCGCGAACGGACCAAGGAACTGGATCAGGCCAACCGGGCCAAGTCCGAGTTCCTGTCCACCGTGTCCCACGAACTGCGTACCCCCCTGACCGCCGTGCTCGGTTTCGCCAAGGTCACCCGCAAGAAACTCATCGGCTCCATCTTCCCGGCCCTGGACCGCATAGCGGACGACGAACTGAGAAACGAGATGGAGGTAGTCCGCAAGAACCTAGAGATCATCGCAGGCGAAGGCCAGCGCCTTACTTCGCTGATCAACGACGTCCTCGACCTGGCCAAGATGGAGGCCAACCGCGTCGAATACGTCATGGCCCCCATTCACCCCGAAGAGTTCATCACCCGGACCGTGGAGGTCACCTCCTCCCTGTTCGACGACAACAACCTGACCCTGAACCTGAACATCGAATCCCACCTGCCCATGGTCAAGGGCGACATGGACCGGCTCATGCAAGTCATGGTCAACCTCTTCTCCAATGCCGTGAAGTTCACCTCCCGGGGCGCCGTCACCTGCGCCGCCCGCGCCGTGGAAGACACCGTGCGCATCAGCGTGGCCGACACCGGCATCGGCATCCAGCCCGAACTCCTCGAATCCATCTTCGAGGAATTCACCCAGGCCGGGGAACACCTGTCCAACCGACCCGCCGGAACCGGACTCGGCCTGACCATCTGCAAACACATCGTCCACGAACACGGCGGCCATATCTGGGCCGAAAGTACACCCGGCCAGGGCAGCAAATTCATCTTCACCCTGCCCGCCTTGAAGCGCGGTTAG